In Proteiniborus ethanoligenes, the DNA window TAGATATTCCAGAGGATAAAATAGAGCTCATTACTATGCCCGCAAGTAGTATAGATGTAGTAGATATTTTGTTTCCACTTATGGCTAGATTGTAAACTATTATGGTTGTAATTAATGCACCTACAAAGGCAAATATAGATGTGAGTCCAAATCCAATTATTCCTTTATTAAGTCCTAGTATGATTCCTATAGTTGCTCCAAAGGCTGCTCCTGAAGACACGCCCATTACATATGGGTCTGCCATCGGATTTTTAAATATTGCCTGATATGAGCTCCCTACTACAGCTAGTACACTTCCAACTAAAACAGCAAGTAGTATTCTAGGAAGCCTTATACTCCATACAATGAATATATTTGACTCTTTTATACTGCTTATATCTATTTTAGAACTTAGAAAGCTAACATTTTTAAATAATATTTTCACCGTATCCTCTATAGGAATATTTACTGCTCCTACTGTTATAGAAAAAATTATTGACACAACTAAAATTACTAGTAGCACTATAAATTTTATCTTACTGTTTTTTTTCATGTATTATCACGCTCTTAATCTATTTTGTTGTGCTATTTACTCATTTATGAGCTACTATTGAGGAGAACAAAACTTCCTCCCAATAGTAGCTTGTTTATTACTAAAAGCTTAGTTTTTTTACTATATCCTTATGGAACATTTCAACAAGAATTTTCAATCCTTCATCTATTGCCCTTGCTGAAGGCCTACTAAATATATCTACATTTACTACTTTAAAATTACTGTTTTTAATAGCTTTTAATCCCTGATAATTATTGCTCGTAGTCATTGTTTCATAATCCCACTGCGCTCCAAATAAATAATCTGGATTTCTATCTATAAGCTTTTCCAGACTATATTTCCAGCCTGTTACATCATCAGCGGCATTTATTCCACCTGCTATTCTGATTATCTCTGCTACAAAAGTATCTTTACCGGCTGTGTATTCTCCATATTGACCTGTCCCTACAACATAATAAGCAGTAGGTTTACTTTTAATATTTCTTGTATGCATTTGAACAGTTTCCACTTTTGATTTCATAGATGACACTAGTGCCCTAGCTTCATAGTTTCTATTTACTACTGCACCTATTTTTAATGTGTCTGTGTACATTTCGTCTAAAGTTTTTGGCGATTCCTTAGCCAGTATAGCTATTTTCCCTTCCTTAAGCTTGTTTAAGACCTCTTCTTTATAGTGAGTAGCAGCTATTACGAGCTCTGGCCCTATATCGATTATAGTTTCTATGCTTGGCTCTGTCATTGAGCCTACTTCCTTTATTCCTTCAACTTCTTTAGGATAGTTACAATATTTAGTTCTACCCTTTACCTTCTCTCCTGCTCCTATAGCAAACAGGGTTTCAGTTACGTCTGGTGCTAAGGAAACTATAGTCCCAGGCTCTTTTGATACAGTATATTTTACTCCATTGCTTTCGATGGTTACAGGATAAGATATCTTTTTTTGTTTATCTGCTTTTATTCCCTTAGTGCTATTATCCCATTTTACATCATAGCCTAATGTTTCAAGGATAAATCTAAATGGTAAATAAACCTCTTGTCCTTTTTTATATGATTTTGAATCTAGTATGAAGTCTGTATTATTTACCTTTACTTTATTTGTGTTTAGTGTGAATTTAAACTCTACTTCCTTATTTTTTGCTACTATTGTATTCCCGCTAGTACTAATATCTAATCCAAAACCTTTTAAGCTATTTCCCGATATATATGTTCTGCCATCCTTAGATTCTGTAGCTATAGCTTTTGTTGCCCCGTCTATTTTAAAGCTTACACCTGATGCAAAAACAAGGTTTGAAAATAATGCAGTTAATAAGATTGTAACTAAAAGCAATCTAGATATTTTTTTCATATTGTGTCCCTCCACATTTTTAGTATTTATCAATAGGTTTTAATGACTTTATTAAGAACTTAACTTTTCGAAGTACTCTCTAATTTCTGACACTAGCTTAATATTTTCTTCTCTATTTCTTACTGCCACCCTTATATATTCATTGGATAGCCCTATGAAATCGTCACAGGTTCTAATATACACATCTTTGCTTAGCAAATAATTTTTTAATGAATAGGAGTCTTTTTGTAAAAGCTTAATTAGAAAAAAGTTTGCTTTTCCATAAAATACTTTGATGTCTTTAATCTTATCTAATTCTTGAAATAAAATTTTTTTCTCTTCCTCATACCACTTTTTTGTTTTCATTGTGTATTCCACATCATTTAATAGAATAGGTACACTACTGAGAGCAAGACTATTTATAGTCCAAGGCTCCTTCATATGATAAAGTCTTGATATGGTCTCTTCATTTGCCACACCATATCCCAATCTTAGGCCTGGTACTGCAAATATTTTTGTCATAGATCTTAGTATGAAAATATTGTATTCATATATTAAGGATAAATATGGTACCTCATCTGTAAAATCGATAAATGACTCATCTATAAACAAATACCCACCTATTTCCTTTAGTTTGTTTAATACAGGAATTAAATCATTCATATTTGTGAACGTTCCTGTAGGATTGTTTGGATTACAAAGCACTAATACATCTGGTTTTAAAGAATCTAACTCAGCAACTAAATCTCCTATATGGATAGTAAAATTGTCTTCTTCTTTAGTAACAAAGCTGTATATACTGCTACCTACTAGTTCAAAGGCTTTTTTATATTCTGTGAATGTAGGCTGGACTATAAGTACTTTTTTAGGATTTATGCTTCTCGCGAATAAATATATTAATTCAGTAGCTCCATTTCCTAGTATTATTTTTTCGCTTTTTGTGGATAAATGCTTTGCTAGGATTTCCTTTGCACTTATTCCATCTATTTCTGGATATCTCTCCATTTTTTCTAGCTCTTTCTTCAGTGCTTCTACTAAGTTTTTTGATACTCCTAATGGATTTATATTCACACTAAAATCTATTACATTATTTTGATCTTCTCCATAATATCCGCCATGCTTATTCATATCTGTTCCTCCTGTTTTATAGTGTGAATTCGCATATTGTAAAGCCAATTATCATAACAAGAACTACTATGGCTTCAGCTCCATACATTATCCTTATAGTGTCTTTTATATATTCTGGTTTTAGTTTTTTAATAGCATTTCCTATGGTTGGCTTGTAGACAACTTCTCCAAAATAAGTATTAGTCCCTCCGAGCTGTACCTCTAATAGCCCAGCCACTGCAGACTCCGGATATCCACAGTTAGGACTTTTATGGTTTCTCCTATCTTTTTTAAGTATTCTAATACCATTTCTCCAGTTGTAGCCTAAAATCATACCTGATAATATCATGATTATGCTTCCTAATCTTGCAGGAATATAGTTAGCTATATCATCGAGCTTTGCTGATGCATAGCCTATTTCTCTATAAGGCTCCTGCACATATCCTACCATTGAGTCTAAGGTATTTATCGTTTTGTACAAAAGAATTCCTTGAACTGGAATCCTAAAATAAAATCCTAAAGCTAAATAAAATAGGGGAGCAAGAACACCGTCTATTGTATTTTCAGCAACTGTTTCAACAGCTCCTCTTATTATTTCTTCATTACTAAGCTGTGAAGTATGTCTGCCAACTAAGTAGGATAGCATTTGCCTACCTTTTTGCAAATCATTTTCTTCTAATGCATTGTATACCTTCATAGTTTCCACATCTAAGCATTTACCTGCTAATAATGAATAAACAAGATAAATCTCTATAATTATTTTAAAAGCAAAGTGAATATTTTCAGCTATATAGAGTATTACATATGATACTCCTACTACTGTAATCAGTGTCCCTCCTGTAAGTAAAAAACCTCCAAATCTTAAATTCATCCACTTAGTGCTTCTAATAAGCTTCTCGTATTTTTTTATAATATATCCTATAAAGCGTACTGGATGAGGCCAGTTTGGTGGATCTCCTAATATATAATCTAAGACTACGGATACAATAAGAATAGTTGAGTTTAGCATTTTATAACCCCATTATTTCTTTTATTTTATTTATATCTGTATTTGCTCTAACTGCTAGGGCTATTTTATCAAATTCTTTACTTCTCAAATTTTTATATTCTTGTTCCACGTCTTTTTCAAGATTGCTGCACTTCTCCTTTAAGCTTTGGAGCATTCCATGGTCTTTAAGAAGATTCTCCTTTCCTTTGTCTATAAGGCTATCCTCTTCCTCAAGGTTAATATCTATATATGGAATTACTCCAAGACAAGGCTTTTCTACTAGCTCTTCAATCATCTTAATTCCTGGCTTTAATAGCTCTACATCTCCTCTGAATTTGTTTATAATAAATCCCTTTACTCTTTCTCTTTCACTTTGAG includes these proteins:
- a CDS encoding FecCD family ABC transporter permease, whose protein sequence is MKKNSKIKFIVLLVILVVSIIFSITVGAVNIPIEDTVKILFKNVSFLSSKIDISSIKESNIFIVWSIRLPRILLAVLVGSVLAVVGSSYQAIFKNPMADPYVMGVSSGAAFGATIGIILGLNKGIIGFGLTSIFAFVGALITTIIVYNLAISGNKISTTSILLAGIVMSSILSSGISIMMIFNHEELSRIVSWTMGSFNGASWNQISIIVIPIIVGLLFLISISREMNAIVMGEEDAQNIGVNVERVKKMILITASLLSACVVSVSGIIGFVGIIVPHLFRLLFGADHKLLLPVSAIGGGIFLLISDTLARTIVPGFEIPVGIITSIFGGPFFLYLLKRSKSRKLI
- a CDS encoding helical backbone metal receptor, translating into MKKISRLLLVTILLTALFSNLVFASGVSFKIDGATKAIATESKDGRTYISGNSLKGFGLDISTSGNTIVAKNKEVEFKFTLNTNKVKVNNTDFILDSKSYKKGQEVYLPFRFILETLGYDVKWDNSTKGIKADKQKKISYPVTIESNGVKYTVSKEPGTIVSLAPDVTETLFAIGAGEKVKGRTKYCNYPKEVEGIKEVGSMTEPSIETIIDIGPELVIAATHYKEEVLNKLKEGKIAILAKESPKTLDEMYTDTLKIGAVVNRNYEARALVSSMKSKVETVQMHTRNIKSKPTAYYVVGTGQYGEYTAGKDTFVAEIIRIAGGINAADDVTGWKYSLEKLIDRNPDYLFGAQWDYETMTTSNNYQGLKAIKNSNFKVVNVDIFSRPSARAIDEGLKILVEMFHKDIVKKLSF
- the cobD gene encoding threonine-phosphate decarboxylase CobD, which translates into the protein MNKHGGYYGEDQNNVIDFSVNINPLGVSKNLVEALKKELEKMERYPEIDGISAKEILAKHLSTKSEKIILGNGATELIYLFARSINPKKVLIVQPTFTEYKKAFELVGSSIYSFVTKEEDNFTIHIGDLVAELDSLKPDVLVLCNPNNPTGTFTNMNDLIPVLNKLKEIGGYLFIDESFIDFTDEVPYLSLIYEYNIFILRSMTKIFAVPGLRLGYGVANEETISRLYHMKEPWTINSLALSSVPILLNDVEYTMKTKKWYEEEKKILFQELDKIKDIKVFYGKANFFLIKLLQKDSYSLKNYLLSKDVYIRTCDDFIGLSNEYIRVAVRNREENIKLVSEIREYFEKLSS
- the cbiB gene encoding adenosylcobinamide-phosphate synthase CbiB, with product MLNSTILIVSVVLDYILGDPPNWPHPVRFIGYIIKKYEKLIRSTKWMNLRFGGFLLTGGTLITVVGVSYVILYIAENIHFAFKIIIEIYLVYSLLAGKCLDVETMKVYNALEENDLQKGRQMLSYLVGRHTSQLSNEEIIRGAVETVAENTIDGVLAPLFYLALGFYFRIPVQGILLYKTINTLDSMVGYVQEPYREIGYASAKLDDIANYIPARLGSIIMILSGMILGYNWRNGIRILKKDRRNHKSPNCGYPESAVAGLLEVQLGGTNTYFGEVVYKPTIGNAIKKLKPEYIKDTIRIMYGAEAIVVLVMIIGFTICEFTL